One Mauremys reevesii isolate NIE-2019 linkage group 5, ASM1616193v1, whole genome shotgun sequence genomic window carries:
- the LOC120405648 gene encoding growth-regulated alpha protein-like isoform X1 — translation MSRPRSFAPGSALLLLLLLAACAALCRGAPMAGELRCHCLQTEAGVIPPKRIAHVELIPEGPHCGVPEVIATRKHGNKVCLDPTAPWVQLIVTKILNSTTSKKS, via the exons ATGAGCCGCCCGCGGAGCTTCGCCCCCGGCagcgccctgctgctgctgctgctgctagcggCCTGCGCCGCGCTGTGCCGGG GTGCCCCCATGGCCGGCGAGCTGCGGTGCCACTGCCTGCAGACCGAGGCCGGGGTGATCCCCCCCAAGCGCATCGCCCACGTGGAGCTGATCCCCGAGGGGCCCCACTGCGGGGTGCCAGAAGTCAT AGCCACCAGGAAGCACGGCAACAAAGTCTGTCTGGATCCCACCGCGCCCTGGGTCCAGCTGATCGTCACCAAGATCCTGAACAG TACAACATCGAAAAAATCATGA